CGTGTGATTCCGCTTCTGAAAGCGAGAGAACCGGAGATGGAATTCTGGCGGCGGGCGTTGTTTTCCCGAATCATCAGGCTGTCGCCGCTCCACCAATCCGGCATTTTATATTTGAAATCGTTGTTTGTGTTCAGATGTGAGCTTCCCAGGCGGAGTTCCCAGTTTTTGAGGGCGGCGGCGAAGGAAAGCGAGTTTTTGGCATATCCGAAGGAGCCAATTTCGCTGTCGACGGAAAACTCTGTGGAGCCGGAAGTTTTGCCCTGACGCGTGCGGATGTTCAGGATTCCACCGATGGCGGAACCTCCCCCATAAACAGAGGCGTTATTTTTAATCAATTCAATGGATTCGATGTTGTTTGTGTCAATCAGGGAGAGGTCATAGCTTTCGCCACCTGGGTTGAGGGCAATTCCATCCACGATTATCAGGCTGTGGCGGGGCAGATTTCCCAGGATGGAAACGCTCTGGTTTTCACCGGGGAGGCGGACATCGCTGGTGTTGATGGAGGGTGTGGTCGCCAGAATTTCGGCGGGTGAATAATAGTGTCGGTCTGGGTCGATGGGAAGCGCCACCCGGTCAGCCGGAGCGGAATAGACATTCCAGGCGCTTTCGCTGACCACGACCTTGGGCAGAAGCAGCGCTTCGGGCTCCAAAACCACTGAGCCGCTTGATTTTATGGCCGCCAGTTTTCGGGTTTTAAAGCCCAGGCGGCTGAAGGAGAGGAAATCGGCCTCGGTGTTGAGGCTAAACTCACCTTGTTCGGAGCTGTATTTATATTGTTTACCGTCACTTACCAACACCGAAGAGATGGGTTTTCCCTGAGGGTCAAGGGTTTTACCTTGCACAAGACGAGCTTCGGCGAAAGACGCCAGGAAGACGAGGCTTAAACACAAGAGCAGAAAGCGTTTCATGGTATTCCTGGATAGAGTAAATTTGGTTTTCCCGTCACCGGGTTGAGCATGGTTTGAAGTTCGAGCCCGAAAAGCTCTCGCAGAAGCCGAGGCTGCATCATTTCCTCAGGGGTTCCGCTTCCCAAGACTCTGCCCTGGGAAAGCAGGACCATTCTGTCGGCGAAATTCGCGCCCAGATTGAGGTTGTGGGAAATGAGGAGGATACCTTTGCCATTGTTGTGAACGATTTCACGCAGACGCGCCATGATTTCCACCTGATGGTTAATATCAAGCTGGGAAAGGGTTTCATCGAGGAAAATGTAGGAGGTTTCCTGAGCCAGCGCTCTCGCGATTAAAACCCGCTGTTTTTCACCACCGCTGAGCTGGGAAAAGAAGCGGTCGGCAAATTTGCTTAAACCCAACTGTTCCAATACCTTGTCCACCGCTTCCAAATCCTGGGGCAGCCAGCTTTGCATCAATCCCAGATAGGGGTAGCGACCCATGAGAACGATGTCCCGCACGGGATAATCGAATTGAAACACTGTTTCCTGGGAGACGAGAGCGGTCAGGCGTGCCAGTTCGGAACGGCGATAGCTGGAAAGGGGACGGTCAAAGAGGCGGACCTCGCCCTCCAGGATGGGCAAAAAGCCCAGCAAGGCGTGGATTAGGGTGGATTTCCCGGCGCCATTGGGACCGACGAGCACGGTGAACTCATCGGAGTTCAAGCGCAGGTCTAACTCGCGTAATACGAAGTGGTTGTCATAGGCGCAGCCAAGTTTTTTTACTTCAATCATGTTCGTTCCCAGTTGCATTTTCTGGGGGGTGCTGATTCTGTCAACCTGCGTTTAATGATAAAAATATTCCTTGCGCGGATAGTATGGTAAATTAGTATATATTGAGAAGTCAGTTCACAAGAAAGGAGAAACCATAATGTCCGTGAGCACGAAAACGGAATACGCTCTCAGGGCTTTGCTGGAAATCCCGGATAAATCCAGCATTTCAGCCCAAAGTATCTGCGATAAACAGAATCTGCCCAAAAAGTATACGGAACAGCTTTTGCGCTCGCTCAAAAAAGCCGGATTGGTGGTGAGCAGTCCCGGAGCTTTGGGCGGATATACCCTGGCGAGACCAGCTTCGCGTATCACTTTGTTGGATATCATGGACGCCGTGGAAGACCGCAACGCGGAGATGAATTGCGCTCGGGACAAGCAGTTTTGTCTGGGTGACGATTGCGGTTTACAGGCGGTTTTCAACGAACTGGCAAAAAAGCAGCGGGGTCTTTTCCGTGGATACAGCCTCGCCAACATCATTAAAGATTTAAAACAGGAGAAACAATGACGCCCGGAAAAATTTACCTGGATAACTGCGTCACCACGCCGCTGGACCCAGAAGTCCTCGAGGCCATGCTGCCCTATTTCAGCGAGAAATTTTGGATGCCTGGAACCTTCATCAGCACTGGGGAATCCACCAACAGCGCTTTGGATGATTTTCGCCAAACGATTGCGGAGACTTTGAACGCCCAAGCTGGTGAAATTCATTTTACATCTGGTGGAACCATCGCCAACAACATTGCCATCAAGGGTTTGGCAAACGCCCACGCTTCCAGCGGGAAACATGCCATCGTTTCGCTGGTGGATTATCCAGACCTGCTCACAAACGCCGCCTGGCTTGAAAAAAAGGGTTTTGAAGTGACTTATTTGGAGCCGGACGCGGAGGGTGTGGTTGGCGCGGAAAAATTGGCGGCTGCCATCAGAAATGATACCACACTGTTTTTGACCACCATCGTGAACCACGTTGTGGGCACCATTCAGCCCATGGCGGAATATAAAAAGGTGTTGGAAAACGCCGGACACAAAATCTTTTGGCACGCAGACGCTGGTCAGGCCTATGGAAAGATGCCTCTGGATTTGCAGGAATTGGGAGTGGACACCCTCAGCATTTCCGCTCATAAAATCCATGGACCGCAGGGTGTTGGCGCTCTTTTTGTGAGAAAAGGAACCAGAATCGCCCAGATTATCCACGGAGTGAGCCGTGTGGGCAGCATTCAACCCGGAGGAGTCAGCATCGCCCTCATCGCTGGATTTGCCAAAGCGGTTCAAATCACTTTCGCCGACCTCGACGCCACGATTTCCAAACTGCGTGGGCTTTCAAACTATTTGTTGGAACGTCTGGAGGCGGAAATTCCTGAAATCGAACTTAACGGCCCTCGCGGTGAAAAGCGCGCCAGCCACAATATCAACATTTCGATTGCCTACATCGAGGGTGAGGCCATCACGATGATGCTGGATTTGAAAGGCATCACCGTCGCCACCGGTTCGGCCTGTGCCTCTCAGGGCCTCAAGCCCAGTTACGTGTTGATGGCGATGGGCAAAAACCACGTCCAAAGCCATGGCTCGATGAAATTTACCCTTTCCCGCTACAACACAAAAGAGCAGATAGATTTTGCGGTTGCCAGTCTGGCGAAAATCACAGCCCAACTGCGCGAACGCAGCCCACTTTACCAAGCCACCCATTCTCAGGAGAAATAATGCAATATTCACAAAAAGTTTTGGACCACTTCATGAACCCCCACAACGTTGGGAAAATGGAGAACCCTGACGCCGTCGCCACCGAAGGCAGCCCCGCCTGCGGAGACCAGGTTACCATCTACCTTAAAATCGATGAAGCCAGTAAAAAGATAGATGACATCAGTTTTTTGAGCTATGGCTGTGCCTCAAACATCGCCACAGCCAGCATTATCACCGACCTCGCCAAAGGAAAAACCCTGGATGAAGCCAAAAAAATCAGTTGGAAAGACGCCATGGACGCCCTGGATGGGCTTCCGCCCGTGAAAGTTCACTGCTCGGTTTTGGCGTCGGATACCCTGCAGACCGCAATTTCGAACTATGAGATTGAGCACGGTTTGAAAGAGGTTCCAAATTTTGGCAAAGAGACCATCATCGAGGAATTGAAGAAAATCATCTATCCGCAAGTGGGAGAGGATATTGTGACTCTTAAAATGGTCAAATATGTGGGATTTGATGATGGTGAGGTGTTGATTGATATGAACATCATGAGCTTCGATGAATGGCGTGATAACGTTGCCGAAGAAATCCGTGAACACCTATCCAAGTTTCCGGAAGTGAAGAATATCAAGATTAATTTTCCCTAAACTAAGATTCAATACACCCAGCCGGCGAAGCTCCCGGGCTCTTTCCTCCGGGAACTTCGCTGTTTCGGTTACGGGTCAGAAATTAACATTTTGAAACCAATAAAATACGCTTATAATTATCTGTAATCATCTTCATCAAAGGAGTTGTAACATGAAAAAGCTACTTGTTCTTATCGCTGTTTTGGCGCTGGGGCTGGCTCTTTTTGCGGACGACGCGAAAAGCGAAGCCGTTCAAGCCATCGACACTGCTAAAACATTCATAAATAAAGGAAACTATGGCAAAGCCAGGGAAGAACTGGAATACGCCATGGCAAAAATCGACGAAATTCTGGGCGAAGACCTGTTGAACTATCTCCCCGCTGGTTCTGGTGGTTTCAAGCTCAACGAAAAAAGCTTCACACCTTTGAATATTCTGGGCTCGGGAATGACCGCCATGGGCGAATATGAAAAAGGTGACGCCGACTTCACGCTCACCATCAGCGTGGGCGGGATTTTGGGCCAAAGCGGAGGCTTGATGGGACTTGCGAACCTCTTTGGCATCAGTGGCGCCGCGGGGAAAAGCACTCGTGTGAGCGGCTACACGGCGAACCTGGAGTTCGACGAATCCGACCGAAGCGGAACTCTCATCGTGAAAGTGAACGACAGAATCACCGTCACGGTAAATGGCAGCAATATCAGCTCATCGGACTTGCTCAAAGCGCTGGCCGAGCAGGTTGATTTTTCCGCTCTGGAAAAGGATTATTGAAAAAACTCATCGAGATTAAACTCATCCAAAGATGCTCAAAGCTGTTTGGATATTTAATTGTAATCGCCTCTTGACAAATCAGGGGGCGATTCTTTATTAGAACTTTGGAAGGAAAAATGGATCCACGAGAACATTATCGCCAAGACGCGCTGGAATTTGACTATTTTGAGGACGGGAAAATGAATCCCGCCGAGCAAAGACGCACCCAGTTTACGCTTTCCATTTGCGATATCCGACCCGGCATGAAGGTTTTGGATTTGGGCAGCGGCAGAGGTTGGTTCAGCTTGGAAGCCGCAAAACTGGGCGCGGAGGTGACCGCCATGGACCTCAGCGAAGAAAACCTGGCTCGAATCAAGGACATGAATCCCAAAATTGAAACGGTTTATGGTGATGCCTGCGAGCTTCAGGATTTGGGCAAAAAGTTTGACCTCATCGTGGCGTTGGAGATGATGGAACACTTGGTGGAACCAGCCTTGGCGCTGCAAAATTGCCGGGAATACCTCAAACCCGGAGGGACGCTGTTGATTACCGTGCCCTACCGCGAGGAAATCAGGTATTCACTGTGTGTCCATTGCAACCGGAAAACCCCTGTGAACGCGCATTTGCATAGTTTCGACCAAGCCAAAGTGGCAGCGTTGTTGTGGGAAAACGGGTTCAAGGTTCAACGTAGTATCAGGTTCTACCACAAAGCGATGGCGGCTTTGCGTTTGAACCAATTAACCCGAAAAATGCCATTTTCTGTCTGGCGGACTTTGGATAAATTATCCGGGTTGAGTGGTGATAAATGGTTTTATCTGGCGGTGAAGGCGCGTTTAAGAAACTGAAGAATTGCCCCTTTCATAAATATCCGGCGCCAACTTCCTTAACATTCATGGGCGTTTGAAAAGTTCTTGTAAATCTTTGGCATTCAATAGGAAAAGCTCATTAAAAGAGAATTTTTCCGGGCCCAGGAACAGGAAAATGTAGATAAGTCCGTAAAGCGCGTAGGCAATACCAGAGGCAATCGCCGCGCCCAGAATCCCCAAGCGTGGGATTAAAACGAAGTTCAAGCTAATGTTTGTGAGCAGGGTTGCCAAGCTTGCCCACAGATGCACTTTTGGCCGTCCCAAGGTAAAAAAGTATTGCATTCCCACCCGGGCGGGGGAGGAAAGCACCGCTCCGACCAACAGAACCATGGTACTGTAAATTGCGCCTGTATATGCTTTTCCATATACAAACGGGATTAAAAAGCTGAGCGGAATACCCACGGCTGCCAAAGCCGCGCAGGCATACAGGGTCAGTTTCAGGGTTCGGGAAAGCAGAAGCCGGGCTGAATTGGGGTCTTCTGTGTTGTAAAGTTTTCCCAAAAAAGCGGAACTGACGCTTATGGGCACCAAAAAGAGCAATTCTGCCAGGCTTACGGAGATGGAATATGTCCCCAGTTCAGCCAAGCCCAACATGTTTTTTATCATGAATTGATCGGCTCGCAAAAACAAAAATGAAAAAATTGAACCCAGCCAGAGGATACCGCCGTAGCCAAATTCCGACCTCAGCAATCCGAAATCAAAAGCCGGGGTGTATTTTTGCCTCACTTTCAGCCAAAGCAGCGTGGCGTTCAGCAGCATACCCAAAACCATCAGCGAAAAATAGCGGAAAGGTGACAGCATGCCGGAAATCCAGAGACCCAGTAGCAGCGCGTTTTTCAGCAGGAAAACCCCAATGATATAGCGGTTGCTTTCGCGGATGCGTTCATCACCCACATACCAGGATTGGAGGTTGGTGAAAAACAGGTCGGATATGCTAAAGGCAAGCCCGGCAACGATGTAGCCCCAATGATAACTCTGCAGGATGAGGCCTGTGGCGCGCAAACTCAAAACCGCAGTGGCAGCAAGCAGGGAAAGCATTGCCAAAGATGTTATATTCACGCCAAAGAGGTGTTTGCGAGACTGGGCTCCACGCTTCAGGAAATACATATTGGCGTTGTTCAAGCCAAGGTGCCCATAATCTCCCAAAAGGGTGAAAACCAGCAGGATATATGCCACTTTACCCATTCCGGCGGGACCCAAAACACGGGCGACAACAATGCCAGTGAGCGCTCCCACAGCAATTCGGATTATCTGGCTGCCAAGATTGCTGGCGATATTTTCCTTGTATCCCATGTCTTTTACGTTATCAGGAGGCTGGTTTTTTGATTGGGAGTCAAAACCGCGGAATCAATCTTCAAAAATTTCCTTTTGATCCTGCGAGGGTGACAAACCTAAATGTTTGTAAGCCTTGAAGGTAACCTTGCGACCCTGGGGCGTGCGTTCCAAAAACCCCTGTTGCACCAGATACGGTTCAAAGATTTCCTCAATGGTGCCAGCATCCTCTCCCACAGCGGCTCCCAGGGTTTTCAGACCCACCGGCCCACCGCGATAATTTTCGATGATGGTGCCCAGGAGGCGTTTATCCATTTCATCCAAACCGGCGTGATCCACCTGCAGCATTTCCAAAGCCTGCAGCGCTATTTCGAGCGTAATGGTACCGGTGCCCATGATTTGAGCAAAATCCCGCACCCTGCGCAACAGGCGGTTCGCGATGCGGGGTGTTCCCCGGCTGCGGCGCGCAAGTTCTTCAATCCCAGCATCTTCGGCGGGAACTTCCATGATGTCTGCGGAACGGCGGATGATGCGTTTGATGGAGTCAAAATCGTAATAATCCAGCCGCAAAACAATGCCAAAACGGTCTCGCAGCGGCGGGGTCAGCAATCCCGCTCTGGTTGTGGCGCCAATCAGGGTGAAAGGCTCCACGCTGATGCGCAGTGTGCGCGCGCTGGGGCCGCTGTCCAGGATGATTTCCATCTGAAAATCTTCCATGGCGGGATAGATATATTCTTCGATGACGTGGCTCAAGCGGTGGATTTCATCGATAAAAAGAACTTCGTGACGCTGCAGATTGGTCAGGATGCCAGCCAGATCGCTGGGTTTTTCCATCACGGGACCGCTGCTGACGGTGATTTCCACCCCCATTTCGCGAGCGATAATGCCCGCCAGCGTGGTCTTGCCAAGTCCGGGCGGACCGTAAAAAAGCACGTGATCCAGCGGTTCGCGGCGCAGTTTGGCAG
This is a stretch of genomic DNA from Candidatus Cloacimonadota bacterium. It encodes these proteins:
- a CDS encoding class I SAM-dependent methyltransferase, with protein sequence MDPREHYRQDALEFDYFEDGKMNPAEQRRTQFTLSICDIRPGMKVLDLGSGRGWFSLEAAKLGAEVTAMDLSEENLARIKDMNPKIETVYGDACELQDLGKKFDLIVALEMMEHLVEPALALQNCREYLKPGGTLLITVPYREEIRYSLCVHCNRKTPVNAHLHSFDQAKVAALLWENGFKVQRSIRFYHKAMAALRLNQLTRKMPFSVWRTLDKLSGLSGDKWFYLAVKARLRN
- a CDS encoding oligosaccharide flippase family protein; amino-acid sequence: MGYKENIASNLGSQIIRIAVGALTGIVVARVLGPAGMGKVAYILLVFTLLGDYGHLGLNNANMYFLKRGAQSRKHLFGVNITSLAMLSLLAATAVLSLRATGLILQSYHWGYIVAGLAFSISDLFFTNLQSWYVGDERIRESNRYIIGVFLLKNALLLGLWISGMLSPFRYFSLMVLGMLLNATLLWLKVRQKYTPAFDFGLLRSEFGYGGILWLGSIFSFLFLRADQFMIKNMLGLAELGTYSISVSLAELLFLVPISVSSAFLGKLYNTEDPNSARLLLSRTLKLTLYACAALAAVGIPLSFLIPFVYGKAYTGAIYSTMVLLVGAVLSSPARVGMQYFFTLGRPKVHLWASLATLLTNISLNFVLIPRLGILGAAIASGIAYALYGLIYIFLFLGPEKFSFNELFLLNAKDLQELFKRP
- a CDS encoding DUF59 domain-containing protein, coding for MQYSQKVLDHFMNPHNVGKMENPDAVATEGSPACGDQVTIYLKIDEASKKIDDISFLSYGCASNIATASIITDLAKGKTLDEAKKISWKDAMDALDGLPPVKVHCSVLASDTLQTAISNYEIEHGLKEVPNFGKETIIEELKKIIYPQVGEDIVTLKMVKYVGFDDGEVLIDMNIMSFDEWRDNVAEEIREHLSKFPEVKNIKINFP
- a CDS encoding ABC transporter ATP-binding protein yields the protein MIEVKKLGCAYDNHFVLRELDLRLNSDEFTVLVGPNGAGKSTLIHALLGFLPILEGEVRLFDRPLSSYRRSELARLTALVSQETVFQFDYPVRDIVLMGRYPYLGLMQSWLPQDLEAVDKVLEQLGLSKFADRFFSQLSGGEKQRVLIARALAQETSYIFLDETLSQLDINHQVEIMARLREIVHNNGKGILLISHNLNLGANFADRMVLLSQGRVLGSGTPEEMMQPRLLRELFGLELQTMLNPVTGKPNLLYPGIP
- the ruvB gene encoding Holliday junction branch migration DNA helicase RuvB encodes the protein MLERFNTPLERPEDQEFDRALRPRSLDEFIGQNHIKQLLDISIKAAKLRREPLDHVLFYGPPGLGKTTLAGIIAREMGVEITVSSGPVMEKPSDLAGILTNLQRHEVLFIDEIHRLSHVIEEYIYPAMEDFQMEIILDSGPSARTLRISVEPFTLIGATTRAGLLTPPLRDRFGIVLRLDYYDFDSIKRIIRRSADIMEVPAEDAGIEELARRSRGTPRIANRLLRRVRDFAQIMGTGTITLEIALQALEMLQVDHAGLDEMDKRLLGTIIENYRGGPVGLKTLGAAVGEDAGTIEEIFEPYLVQQGFLERTPQGRKVTFKAYKHLGLSPSQDQKEIFED
- a CDS encoding Rrf2 family transcriptional regulator; translation: MSVSTKTEYALRALLEIPDKSSISAQSICDKQNLPKKYTEQLLRSLKKAGLVVSSPGALGGYTLARPASRITLLDIMDAVEDRNAEMNCARDKQFCLGDDCGLQAVFNELAKKQRGLFRGYSLANIIKDLKQEKQ
- a CDS encoding cysteine desulfurase: MTPGKIYLDNCVTTPLDPEVLEAMLPYFSEKFWMPGTFISTGESTNSALDDFRQTIAETLNAQAGEIHFTSGGTIANNIAIKGLANAHASSGKHAIVSLVDYPDLLTNAAWLEKKGFEVTYLEPDAEGVVGAEKLAAAIRNDTTLFLTTIVNHVVGTIQPMAEYKKVLENAGHKIFWHADAGQAYGKMPLDLQELGVDTLSISAHKIHGPQGVGALFVRKGTRIAQIIHGVSRVGSIQPGGVSIALIAGFAKAVQITFADLDATISKLRGLSNYLLERLEAEIPEIELNGPRGEKRASHNINISIAYIEGEAITMMLDLKGITVATGSACASQGLKPSYVLMAMGKNHVQSHGSMKFTLSRYNTKEQIDFAVASLAKITAQLRERSPLYQATHSQEK